The Tardiphaga alba genome includes a window with the following:
- a CDS encoding alkene reductase — translation MSSSLFTPLQVGPFTLSHRVAMAPLTRMRAEKETLAARKLNVEYYAQRASEGGLIIAEASQVMPEGQGSPNTPGIYSKEQVARWKEVVDAVHAKGGIIFLQLWHVGRASHSSLQPGGKLPVSASAIAINATTRTPSGETVPYETPRALETGEIPGIIEAYRQATRNAREAGFDGVEVHGANGYLLEQFLQTRSNQRTDQYGGSIENRARLLLEVTKAVADAWSADRVAVRISPYGVSNDSGEADPMPLYSYVVLELDKLGLAYLHLVEPRTSGVGRAEVFHENVPKAYELFRPLWKGVLVTAGGFDGTAAEEAVASGNVDVIAFGRPFIANPDLPERIKLKVPFTPYNRATFYGGEEKGYTDYPFHQAG, via the coding sequence ATGTCCTCTTCGCTGTTTACACCGCTGCAGGTTGGCCCTTTCACGCTGAGCCACCGTGTCGCCATGGCACCGCTGACGCGCATGCGCGCCGAGAAGGAAACGCTCGCCGCGCGCAAACTCAATGTCGAGTATTATGCGCAGCGCGCGAGCGAAGGCGGGCTCATCATCGCTGAAGCTTCGCAGGTGATGCCAGAAGGACAAGGCAGCCCGAATACGCCAGGCATCTATTCGAAAGAGCAGGTCGCACGCTGGAAAGAAGTGGTCGATGCCGTGCATGCCAAAGGCGGCATCATCTTCTTGCAGCTGTGGCACGTCGGCCGCGCTTCACATTCCTCACTACAGCCTGGCGGAAAGCTGCCAGTGTCCGCATCCGCCATCGCGATCAACGCCACCACGCGCACGCCTTCTGGCGAAACCGTGCCTTACGAAACGCCGCGCGCGCTGGAGACCGGTGAAATCCCGGGAATCATCGAAGCCTATCGGCAGGCGACGCGGAATGCGCGCGAAGCCGGTTTCGACGGCGTCGAGGTACATGGCGCCAATGGCTATCTGCTCGAACAGTTCCTGCAGACCCGCAGCAATCAACGTACCGATCAATATGGCGGCTCGATCGAGAACCGCGCGCGACTACTGCTTGAGGTGACGAAGGCTGTCGCCGATGCGTGGAGCGCCGATCGTGTTGCCGTGCGCATTTCGCCCTATGGCGTATCCAACGACTCCGGCGAAGCCGATCCGATGCCGCTTTACAGTTATGTGGTGCTCGAACTCGACAAGCTCGGCCTCGCTTATCTCCATCTGGTCGAACCGCGTACCAGCGGTGTGGGCCGCGCCGAGGTGTTCCACGAGAATGTACCGAAGGCCTATGAGCTTTTCCGCCCGCTCTGGAAGGGCGTGCTGGTCACAGCAGGCGGCTTCGATGGCACGGCTGCCGAGGAAGCCGTCGCATCGGGCAATGTGGACGTCATCGCCTTCGGGCGCCCTTTCATCGCCAATCCGGACCTGCCGGAACGGATCAAGCTGAAGGTACCATTTACCCCCTATAACCGCGCCACCTTCTATGGCGGCGAGGAGAAGGGCTACACGGACTACCCGTTCCATCAGGCCGGCTAA